Proteins from one Nilaparvata lugens isolate BPH chromosome 10, ASM1435652v1, whole genome shotgun sequence genomic window:
- the LOC120353190 gene encoding acyl carrier protein 2, mitochondrial-like, which translates to MAGLRQLGRCALNVNRCLLKTNTCLPIATKVSQKFIHYRLNEPTLLTSSIQHPFYDLGRCVSTTITSGQTLTKAEVEDRVMKVCRAFDKVTADKLTADSHFINDLGLDSLDHVEIIMAMEDEFGKIIFYSFSTQSKISGYK; encoded by the exons ATGGCCGGTCTCAGGCAGTTGGGTCGTTGTGCTTTAAATGTGAATAGATGCCTTCTAAAAACAAATACATGTTTACCGATAGCTACAAAAGTATcacaaaaattcattcattaccGATTGAATGAACCCACACTACTAACATCATCCATTCAG CACCCGTTCTATGACCTGGGAAGATGTGTGAGCACAACTATCACATCCGGTCAAACCCTCACCAAAGCCGAAGTTGAAGACAGGGTGATGAAAGTGTGCAGAGCATTTGACAAAGTTACTGCTGACAAG CTCACTGCCGACTCGCATTTCATTAATGACTTAGGATTAGACTCACTTGATCACGTAGAGATTATAATGGCCATGGAAGATGAGTTTGgtaagattattttttattcattttccacTCAATCAAAAATTTCTGGATATAAATAA
- the LOC111043206 gene encoding AP-3 complex subunit sigma-2, with translation MIKAILVFNNHGKPRLSKFYKYFNEDMQQQIIKETFQLVSKRDDNVCNFLEGGSLIGGSDYKLIYRHYATLYFVFCVDSSESELGILDLIQVFVETLDKCFENVCELDLIFHVDKVHYILNELVMGGMVLETNMTEILSRIEDQNKLEKQESGLAAARAVSAVKSMNLPQQLKDMKLPDLPQAIKEFKF, from the exons ATGATTAAAGCAATTTTAGTGTTCAATAATCATGGAAAACCAAGATTATCTAAATTTTACAAGTATTTC AACGAGGATATGCAACAGCAGATAATAAAGGAAACCTTCCAACTAGTGTCTAAAAGAGATGACAATGTCTGCAATTTTCTAGAGGGTGGAAG TTTGATTGGCGGCTCGGACTACAAACTAATCTACCGACATTACGCCACTCTATACTTTGTGTTCTGTGTCGACTCGTCAGAATCTGAATTAGGCATATTAGATCTTATCCAGGTATTCGTAGAAACTCTGGACAAGTGCTTCGAGAATGTATGCGAACTGGATCTTATTTTTCACGTTGATAAA GTGCATTATATTCTCAATGAGCTAGTGATGGGCGGAATGGTTCTGGAGACGAATATGACTGAAATACTCTCCCGAATCGAAGATCAAAATAAGTTGGAAAAACAAGAG TCGGGCCTAGCGGCAGCCCGTGCCGTGTCGGCTGTGAAAAGCATGAACCTACCGCAGcagctgaaggacatgaaactGCCCGACCTGCCTCAGGCCATCAAGGAGTTCAAATTCTGA